The genomic interval CCGGCTAAATCCTGGGGTAAATTATTGATGGTCACCCCAACCTGATCGACGCCTTCGGTGCTGCTAAGGTTGTTGAGCTCATTGAGCTCATCAATCGCTGAGAGTGAATCCACCCAAAGTCCAATCGTGTACTGCGAGTCGAAATCCCAGAACGGATCGTTGGCGGCAGGGAACGTAAATGGGACGGTCAAATTCGTGGACTGGCCGGCGCCCAGCGACGGTACAGCGGCATCCGCCAGTCGCAAGTCGCCGGTGAAGGAAACGACTTCGTTTCGACTCACAAACAAGCCGACTTCCGAGACAGGTGTTGCGGTGGAGCCCGAGTTGGTGATGGTGAAAGTCGCTGAGCCGGCGTCACCACGAAGCGGTCCGGCACTGACGGTTAGATTCGAGATCGACAAATCGCTCGAGCTTTCCGCCATCGCCACAATGGATTCCGCGAGTGCCAACATATCAACGCCGGGATAGTCCACGCCCGTTTCGGGAATCAATCCACGCCCCGGTCCGGTTTGGCGAATGAGGTGCTCGAACTCTTTGAACGTCAGGCGTCGACCAAGCTGATCCTCCGCGACTTCCTGAGCCAACAAGACCACTCCGGCAACGTGCGGCGAGGCCATCGACGTACCCGCCAGCGAACGGACGCCACCTCCCGGCCACGCCGCTTCGACCCGATCGCCAGGCGCAAACACGGTTGTCAACTCAGGGTCTCGCTGAGAGAATCCGCTGAGTCCACCGCCACTACGTTCGCTACCGATCGACAATGAATTAGGGTCTGCCGATGGATATCCCACGCCGTTTCCGTTTCCCGAATGGTACTCATTTCCCGATGAAGAAACGACAATGATATTCATGGCCGCCAATGCCGCCATTTCGTCTCCGATTCCATACTGACTGATCGCTTCGGTGATGAAACTGCCGTCACCGAGCGACATATTCACGCTGGCAATGTTGTAGGTGGCCGCGTTGCTGACGACCCACTTCAACGCTTGCTCGACACCAGCGAAACTGCCGGAGCCGCGTGAATTCTGTGTTTTCAGGGCAATGATGTCCGCGCCAGGGGCCACGCCCTCGTACTGACTGTCACTGGAGGCAACGGTCGCAGCCACATGAGTGCCGTGCCCGTTGTCATCATCTGCCGACGCAGTGCCCACGAAACTCGCTTGATACACGATTCGGTCGGCGATGCCGTCACCGTTTGAATCGGGGCCGAAGTGGGGGTGATCCAAGTCGATCCCGCTGTCGATGATGACCGTCGCAAACGATCCGCCATCGAACGAGGCAAAGCGACTGTCGGATCTGAAACCATCGATGTTGATTCGATTGGTCGACGCGACCAAGTTGACGCCCACCGAATCGGTGGGCTCCAACGGCTCGATCAATGTGGGAATCCGAATCGGTATGTCCGATCCCGTTAGCGAAAGTTCTGCCAAGGCCTTTGCAACCGCGTCGGAAACGTCGCGATCGCTGGCCTCGTCGAAGCCAAAAGACACAGAATCGTTGGCCAAATCATTCGACGTCGTGCTATCGGAGATCGATATCACTGGATTGAAGTGGTCACTGCTGTAGTATGGACCGTAGAACGCCGAACCATTTTGCGCTGTATCGATCAATAGGGCGTCGCTACCAGCAGCGTCCCCTGCGGTGGTTTGCACACTGACTTCTGCCGGCTCGTCCACAAACTCGTGGGGCTCGCAGAACTCGATTCCCTCGAACCCGGCAGCGTCGAGCAAACAACGGGCCTCCAACCTCTCCAGTCCGGTGCGTGTTCTGAGCCTCGCTATGGCGTGGCGAAGTCCTTGACGTCTTTGCGCTGTCGCCCGGACATCACGATGGAACCATTTGAGTGTGACCACAACAAGAACCCTCGTGCCGATCGCAATGCAGAATGTAAAGAAAGTGGGAGACAGCAGACGACGCGTCGCAAATTTGCGTCAGGCTCGAATAACGTTTGATAACGCAGTCCTGCGTCGACGCCTCATCATGGCGCATCCACAGACCAATCCGACCAGTGCACAAATACCGCTTGGCTCGGGAACAGCACTGATCGTCACGGTGGCGTTGTTGAATTGGACGGTCGATAAATCAATCAGACCGATTCCGGAACGTAGCGAGAAATCGGTGTCGGTGGAGGCGAAGTTGAAATCAAAGGTTTGGCCTGCTGCGATCCCGGAACGAAAGACAGCGTCGAATGTGAAAATCTGCAAATCGGATGAGGCATCCAAAGGAACGACCCCCAATCCTCCGAAAAAGATGTCGTCGCCATTTCGCTCCGTCTCACCAATACTCAAGGGTGCAAACACAAGCGGAGTCAGGTTGACGATCGAGACATCGCTTGAGGGCAACTGACGGCCGGCAATGTCGATCACGATGTCAAATGTCTGCAGTTGCTCGCCAGGATCACC from Stieleria varia carries:
- a CDS encoding PEP-CTERM sorting domain-containing protein (PEP-CTERM proteins occur, often in large numbers, in the proteomes of bacteria that also encode an exosortase, a predicted intramembrane cysteine proteinase. The presence of a PEP-CTERM domain at a protein's C-terminus predicts cleavage within the sorting domain, followed by covalent anchoring to some some component of the (usually Gram-negative) cell surface. Many PEP-CTERM proteins exhibit an unusual sequence composition that includes large numbers of potential glycosylation sites. Expression of one such protein has been shown restore the ability of a bacterium to form floc, a type of biofilm.), with the translated sequence MNQELSISSGCLTWYRGDTAVKARRLSAILLMAVGLIPWFGSSGSGSAHAAFSLTLTPASRTVQSSTGGTVSFTGIIDGDPGEQLQTFDIVIDIAGRQLPSSDVSIVNLTPLVFAPLSIGETERNGDDIFFGGLGVVPLDASSDLQIFTFDAVFRSGIAAGQTFDFNFASTDTDFSLRSGIGLIDLSTVQFNNATVTISAVPEPSGICALVGLVCGCAMMRRRRRTALSNVIRA